The Actinomycetes bacterium genome includes the window CAGCCGGCTGACCTCGGCGTCGGCGGCCGGGTCGAGGGCCACGAAGCTGGACTCCCAGACGATCCGCGCGCCGCGGCCGGCGGGCTCGACCGCAAAGCGGCCCCGGTTGTCGGCGACCGGCAGGCCGCCGTGGATGGTGTAGCGGTAGGAGCGGGTGGCCGGTGCGTCGTCGAGGATCGCCTCGTGCTGGGTGTGCCCGTCGGCGAGGGTGCAGACCCGGGGCATGCCGTCCAGCTCGACCTTGGTGATCCCTGGGATCCAGCGGTCGACGGCGGCGAGGTCCCCCAGGACGTGCCAGGCGGTGTCGGGGTCGGCGGCGACCTCGATCGTCTGGGTGAAGGTCGGCATCGGTCTCCCTTCCCGCGC containing:
- a CDS encoding SRPBCC family protein: MPTFTQTIEVAADPDTAWHVLGDLAAVDRWIPGITKVELDGMPRVCTLADGHTQHEAILDDAPATRSYRYTIHGGLPVADNRGRFAVEPAGRGARIVWESSFVALDPAADAEVSRLWAGMLPTVLGNLKTLIEQP